Proteins found in one Caldisericia bacterium genomic segment:
- a CDS encoding ketoacyl-ACP synthase III — protein sequence MITTRILSTGIYSPPFTLTDKKIEEMYGKETRDWMVEKLGIYVKKISESWEGASDLAKKAGEEALKNGNLSPLDIDLLIVATDTPDFFSPATSSIVQAKLGLKNAATFDVNCACAAFVTALDIATRYLLTEEKMKRAMVIGTYAMTKFLNWDDKITAPMFSDGAGAVILEKIESQEKGFISSKLFADGTYWDYLGLYLGSQAVPTPEYIRTGRHFVRYNKKYPDVNFEMWPKLIKEVVEKGGYKVEDINFLLFTQVRRVTIEDVMKVLNLPLEKTHMVMDKFGYTGSACIPMALHDALMNNKIKKGDLVVMCASGGGYAMAVYFMRWL from the coding sequence ATGATAACCACAAGAATTTTATCAACAGGTATCTATTCACCACCTTTCACTTTAACAGATAAAAAAATTGAAGAGATGTATGGAAAAGAAACAAGAGATTGGATGGTAGAAAAATTAGGAATTTATGTCAAAAAAATATCTGAATCTTGGGAGGGAGCCTCAGATCTTGCAAAAAAAGCAGGTGAAGAAGCGCTTAAAAATGGAAATCTTTCTCCATTAGATATAGATCTTTTGATTGTTGCAACCGATACTCCAGATTTCTTTTCTCCAGCAACATCCTCAATAGTTCAAGCAAAACTTGGACTTAAAAATGCTGCGACTTTTGATGTGAATTGTGCATGTGCTGCTTTTGTTACAGCACTTGATATTGCAACAAGATATCTTCTTACAGAAGAAAAGATGAAAAGAGCAATGGTTATTGGAACCTATGCTATGACAAAATTTTTAAATTGGGATGACAAAATAACTGCACCAATGTTTTCAGATGGAGCAGGAGCGGTAATTTTAGAAAAAATTGAATCTCAAGAAAAAGGGTTTATCTCATCAAAACTTTTTGCAGATGGTACATATTGGGATTATCTTGGTTTATATTTAGGATCACAAGCAGTTCCAACTCCAGAATATATTAGAACTGGAAGACATTTTGTAAGATATAACAAAAAATATCCAGATGTAAATTTTGAGATGTGGCCAAAATTAATAAAAGAAGTTGTTGAGAAAGGAGGGTATAAGGTAGAGGACATTAATTTTCTTCTTTTCACTCAAGTGAGAAGAGTAACAATTGAAGATGTTATGAAGGTGCTGAATCTTCCTTTGGAGAAGACACATATGGTGATGGATAAATTTGGTTATACAGGTTCAGCATGTATTCCTATGGCACTTCATGATGCCCTTATGAATAACAAAATTAAAAAAGGTGATCTTGTTGTTATGTGTGCTTCTGGTGGTGGATACGCAATGGCTGTTTATTTTATGAGGTGGTTATAA
- a CDS encoding alpha/beta hydrolase has product MGYLNINDTKIYYELYGEVEPLALLNGIFMSTSSFSQFVPTFSKKYKVLLHDFRGQWNSGKEGDSYSLELHSKDFFELLNSLQIEKINLVGISYGGEVALCFTTLFPDRVKSLIIISSVSEVDDELKEKIERWIEGAKTKNVESFINSWIKDVYSKDFLEKYENILRQKLKESLFNFDYDASIKLMESFLNLYKNPLTPKLKNISVPTLVVAGEFDTLKPIKFSKIIQKNIPQSELLIVGDSGHAITVEKQEEIKTVVLGFLEKISFYERRE; this is encoded by the coding sequence ATGGGGTATTTGAATATTAATGATACAAAAATTTATTATGAACTTTATGGTGAAGTGGAGCCACTCGCCTTACTAAATGGCATTTTCATGTCAACATCAAGTTTTTCTCAATTTGTTCCCACTTTTTCAAAAAAATATAAAGTTTTACTTCACGATTTTAGAGGACAATGGAATTCAGGAAAAGAAGGAGATTCTTACTCACTTGAACTTCATTCAAAAGATTTTTTTGAGTTATTAAATTCACTTCAAATTGAAAAGATTAATTTAGTTGGTATTTCTTATGGTGGTGAAGTTGCACTTTGTTTTACAACTCTTTTTCCTGATAGAGTTAAATCTCTAATTATAATCTCATCAGTTAGTGAAGTTGATGATGAGTTAAAAGAAAAGATTGAAAGGTGGATTGAAGGAGCGAAAACTAAAAATGTTGAATCTTTTATTAACTCTTGGATAAAAGATGTCTATTCAAAGGATTTTTTAGAAAAATATGAGAATATATTAAGGCAAAAACTTAAAGAGTCATTATTTAATTTTGATTATGATGCTTCAATTAAACTTATGGAATCATTCCTTAACCTTTATAAAAATCCATTAACACCAAAGTTAAAAAACATCTCTGTTCCAACTCTTGTTGTTGCAGGGGAATTTGATACTCTTAAACCAATTAAATTTTCAAAAATAATTCAAAAAAATATTCCTCAAAGTGAACTTTTAATAGTAGGAGATTCAGGTCACGCAATTACAGTTGAGAAACAAGAGGAGATAAAAACTGTTGTTTTAGGTTTTCTTGAAAAAATATCATTTTATGAAAGGAGGGAGTAG
- a CDS encoding transcriptional regulator, whose amino-acid sequence MNKNSLPKIPNIDEVIHSPARLAIMSILSIVKEADFVFLLHATQLTRGNLSVHLTKLEKAGYIEIEKTFRGRLPLTICRLTPKGLSAYETYRKSMLDFLNMNK is encoded by the coding sequence ATGAATAAAAATTCTTTACCTAAAATACCAAATATTGACGAAGTTATTCACTCACCCGCACGCTTAGCAATTATGTCAATATTATCTATAGTTAAAGAGGCTGACTTTGTTTTTTTATTACATGCTACTCAACTAACTCGTGGCAACCTTTCAGTTCATCTTACTAAACTTGAGAAAGCAGGATATATTGAAATAGAAAAAACTTTTCGTGGTAGACTCCCATTAACAATATGTCGACTAACACCTAAAGGACTCTCTGCATATGAAACTTATAGAAAATCCATGCTTGATTTTCTTAATATGAATAAATAA
- a CDS encoding alpha/beta hydrolase, translating into MGFFKVNDVNLYYEIYGEGAPLVLIEGLAQNIFMWKYQIEYLKNYFKVVVFDLRGNGKSDKPISGYSVDIFADDTIGLIRGLKLDKPNILGVSLGGFVALKVLHKYGKEINKGVLVNTAYGGPNYIPPSMEVLNVMLTGGGGKTPFEKGFNSLSLGFTEKFIKEKRELIEEIVNSLLETPQPPYAYQGQVTSGASFNMEKEVHEIENEVLVIIGEKDKIVPKQNGINLKNSLKNSKLHIIKDAGHLCFIEKAEEFNEVVKNFLLGR; encoded by the coding sequence TTGGGGTTCTTTAAAGTTAATGATGTGAATCTTTATTATGAGATTTATGGAGAAGGAGCACCTCTTGTTTTAATTGAGGGTCTTGCACAAAATATTTTCATGTGGAAATATCAAATTGAATATTTAAAAAATTACTTCAAAGTTGTTGTATTTGATTTAAGGGGAAATGGTAAATCTGATAAACCAATTTCAGGCTATTCAGTAGATATTTTCGCAGATGATACAATTGGGCTAATAAGAGGATTAAAATTGGATAAACCAAATATTCTTGGTGTTTCTCTTGGTGGATTTGTTGCTTTAAAAGTTTTACACAAATATGGAAAAGAGATAAATAAAGGAGTTTTAGTTAACACTGCTTATGGAGGTCCAAACTACATTCCACCATCTATGGAAGTTTTAAATGTCATGTTGACAGGAGGAGGTGGAAAAACTCCATTTGAAAAAGGATTTAATTCTCTTTCTCTTGGTTTTACAGAAAAGTTTATAAAAGAGAAAAGAGAGTTGATTGAAGAGATTGTAAATTCCCTTCTTGAAACTCCTCAACCTCCATATGCTTATCAAGGTCAAGTAACATCTGGTGCAAGTTTTAATATGGAAAAAGAGGTCCATGAGATTGAAAATGAAGTTTTAGTAATTATTGGAGAAAAAGATAAAATTGTGCCAAAACAAAATGGAATTAATTTAAAAAATAGTTTAAAAAATTCAAAACTTCACATAATAAAAGATGCTGGTCATCTCTGTTTTATTGAGAAAGCAGAAGAATTTAATGAGGTTGTTAAAAATTTTTTATTAGGGAGGTAA
- the fabG gene encoding 3-oxoacyl-[acyl-carrier-protein] reductase, with the protein MRFKDKVAIITGGARGIGKECALLFAKEGAKVIIFDVNEEELNKTLNEIKNEGNYAEGYLVDITDYEKVNEVVNQIYEKHKRIDILVNNAGITRDNFLTKMTKEDWDKVIAVNLTGTFNLTKSVIPFMYEKESGVIINVSSVVAIYGNVGQTNYIASKAGVIGMTKGWAKEFGKKGIRVNAVAPGFIKTPMTEKVPEKVIEFMISKTPLGRMGEAVEVAKAICFLASDDASFITGAILSVDGGLTI; encoded by the coding sequence ATGAGGTTTAAAGATAAAGTTGCAATAATTACAGGTGGAGCAAGAGGAATAGGAAAAGAGTGTGCATTACTTTTTGCAAAAGAAGGTGCAAAGGTAATCATTTTTGATGTGAATGAAGAAGAACTGAATAAAACTCTTAATGAGATTAAAAATGAAGGAAATTATGCAGAAGGATATTTAGTTGACATAACAGATTATGAAAAAGTTAATGAAGTTGTAAACCAGATTTATGAAAAACATAAAAGAATCGATATATTAGTTAATAATGCTGGTATCACAAGAGATAATTTTCTTACAAAAATGACAAAAGAAGATTGGGATAAGGTAATAGCAGTTAATCTTACAGGAACATTTAACCTTACAAAATCTGTTATTCCTTTTATGTATGAAAAGGAGAGCGGAGTAATTATTAATGTTTCATCAGTTGTTGCAATTTATGGAAATGTAGGGCAAACAAATTACATTGCAAGCAAAGCAGGAGTTATTGGAATGACAAAGGGATGGGCAAAAGAGTTTGGCAAAAAGGGAATTAGAGTAAATGCAGTTGCGCCAGGTTTTATTAAAACTCCAATGACTGAAAAGGTGCCAGAAAAAGTTATTGAATTTATGATCTCAAAGACACCTCTTGGAAGAATGGGTGAAGCGGTTGAAGTTGCAAAAGCAATATGTTTTTTAGCCTCTGATGATGCATCTTTCATTACAGGGGCAATTTTAAGTGTTGATGGTGGTCTCACCATTTAA